Genomic segment of Seriola aureovittata isolate HTS-2021-v1 ecotype China chromosome 1, ASM2101889v1, whole genome shotgun sequence:
GACAGTCACGACTTTATCCAGCGGTTAGTTTCCACCGTCACGGAGCTTCTGCCGGAGATCCCGCCGTGACACCGTCAGACCCGGAGCTGGAGAGTCCCGCTTCTCGGTCCTCGTCAGGCTGCGGAGTCGCGGCCACATTCCCTGATGGAGGCTCCAGAACCAGACTCCGTTAGAAAATCTCCTCATCTAATGTTTCTCTGCATCCTGGTTAAAATGTGTAGCCCGTAGAAAACAAGCGAACAGCTTCACACCCAGCTGAGTGACCTCTGGTCAGTTCGGCCTGCACCAAATCTTCAAATCAATAACAGTAAAATCTTCACACACCTTCACTAAAccaggaaaaagaaacaggctCGGTCCGGTGTGGTAATGAACGGAGggcaaaacagaaaacatgaaaaccaaaCTAACAAACTATAAGAATAGTGTGTGATAAATGAAGTTTTATTGTGTTAAACTGATACATGCCAGATGAATATAAATACAAGAAAGATATTTTTTACCAGAATGCaatgttaacatttttgttAAACCTTCTCAGAGATTTGATGGTGGTCTGATTCaactctttcaaaataaatcagaacCACAGAAGAGATTAAAATGTTCTGTTGTTCGTGTCGTTCAAAGTGAAGAAGCATCACATGAAGGtcactgatgtttctgtgtccGGCTCTGTCAGACTGAACTGGTTTATCAGACCTGATGTTCATCAGCAGTAAagaacagagacacactgagacgTTCAGACGTCAACAAGTCTGagtctgaagctgctgctgaaccaGGCGAGGTTCATTACATCAGTCCTCATGATGGACGTGTCTCTGGGACTCTGTGTAGTTCACTGACCTGAGACTGGGGTTGAGtttgtcactcactcactgtgtgtgtgtgtgtgtgtgtgtgtgtgtgtgcacgtgtgcgcTCAGTGTTATGTGTTGTGTTGAAGTGACCTTCATGTTGTCTCCTCAgctggtggtggggggggcagtgagGAGACCCGCTCTGTCTTCAGCTTCCTTCTCCAGAGGGGTGAGTAGTTCAGGGTCCTCCAACCCGACACCAACACACTCATGTGTTCACATGAACGTGAAGCATGGCGGCAGCTGAGCAGGTCACAGCGCTGACggcaggaacaggaagtgagtcCCCGAGGTCGGACTGAAGACTAAGTCTGTTACAGAAGAAACTATGAATGGCAGAatttcaataatcaatcaattaactGAAGGTGACTGTAGTTGTTAGCTGCAGGTAGTTCTGAAATAATCTATCGATCAGTCAGTGGATagaaaattgattaattgtaattaataattaaatgatggGTTAATGGTGTGAGTCATTAAACTTCTCTCTTCAGTTTCTGCAGCGTCTCAGGGAAAATGTCTGAGTCCTGATTGGTTCAAATATCAGAggaggtcatgtgacctgacATCACAGATCAGATTAAAAAGAGGAAGTCTGGAGGAAAGTTAccagctcagcagcagctccatgtTTCTATGGCGATGCATCCAGATCTCCGATGCTCAGCTGATCAATGATAATGATCACTGATTGATCTGGAAACATTTCACCTATCTAAGCAACAtgtaatgtatttgtaatgatCAGTggattaatcaatcagtttatCAAGAGAAAAGTGATCAGAACTGTTTTGATTGTGTGGACCTGAACCCAGATCAGTTTCCCCTGGACACACACTGAACGTCGCCATGACGATTAAAACATAGAGATGAGCAGCTGATCCCAGATCAGGCTCTCTAATCAATCTGATCAGGTTTTTGGTAacgtctctttctctctctctctctctctctctctctctctctctctctgtgtctctgtttctctctctctctgtctgtgtgtgtctctctctctctgcccccaccacacacacacacacacacacacacacacacacagatgcagacagtCACACTGATCCCTGGTGATGGGATTGGACCGGAGATCTCCACTGCTGTGATGAAGATCTTTGAAGCTGCCAAAGTGAGTGTGATCAGAGTCTGATGGAGGGGGCGGAGTCTCTTCACTCAGGTGTGACAGAGAATCAGCTGGTTGTGATTGTGTCCTCTAGGCTCCCATcagatgggaggagaggaacGTGACAGCCATCAAAGGACCTGGAGGGAGGTGGATGATTCCTCCTGACGCTAAAGAGTCGATGGACCGGAGCAAGATCGGACTGAAAGGTGTGTGTTCTGTGTCGGACTCGGACTCAGGTGGACTCTGAATCCAGGTCTCATCAGCTGACTATCTGTCTCCTGCAGGACCCCTGAAGACGCCCATCGCCGCAGGTCACCCCTCCATGAACCTGCTGCTCAGGAAGACCTTTGACCTCTACGCCAACGTGCGCCCTTGCGTCTCCATCGAGGGCTACAAGACCCCGTACACCGACGTCAACCTGGTCACCATCCGAGAGAACACGGAGGGCGAGTACAGCGGGATCGAACACGTGGTGAGTGGACACGGGGGGAGCGGAGGGAAActgctagcttagcttagcacaaagactagcAGTAGAGGGAAtcggttagcctagcttagcgcaaagactggaagcagagggaaacctGTCTTGTTGCTGTTGTAGATCGTGGACGGCGTGGTTCAGAGCATCAAGCTGATCACTGAGGAGGCCAGCAGACGCATCGCTGAGTATGCCTTCGAATACGCCAGGAACAACCAGAGGACCAGCGTGACGGCCGTCCACAAGGCCAACATCATGTGAGCAGCAGAGTTCAGCTACAGCCACTATGGTGTTTTACAACATGGCGCCGGCTGAGCTCACAGTGAAGTTAGAAGAAGCTTCTCTGTATTTCAGTGATTGACACAAACCAGAAGCATCAGTTCACATCATGCTgggaatttatttatttgaaaaagaaGCAGTGATAGTCTGAGCTGATCAATAAGTGTATGGATACACTGCTCATTAGTGATTAAAGCTGTTTAATATCTTCGTTGGTGtagctcctctgctgctgcctgagaacATGTTTAGACCTGAGTCTGTTTATTGATCATATCAGAGTGTCGATCAGATCTTCTGCAGGAAAACTGATCGATTAGATTAATTGACTTTTAGATGAAATAGTCGTTAGTGGCAGCACCAGGCAGTGATGTgataatgccccccccccccccccccctctctccagGAGGATGTCTGACGGTCTGTTTCTGAGGAAATGTCGTGAGGTTGCAGAGAACTACAAAGACATCAAGTTCACTGAGATGTACCTGGACACTGTGTGTCTCAATGTgagtcactgtgatgtcatcgtgtgtgtgtgtgtgtgtgtgtgtgtgtgtgtgtgtgtgtgtgtgtgtgagagagaaactgaTCATTAAATGTACAGATGTTCATCGTGCTGTTGATTTAAATTtgattgaataaataaacaataatttattaataataaatattagaAGTTTAAAGTCTGTGTcctcctggttctggttcttcAGATGGTTCAGGATCCGACCCAGTTTGACGTCCTGGTCATGCCCAACCTGTACGGCGACATCCTGAGGTCAGTGTGTCGTCGGTGTGTCCCAGGTTCAGAGGTCACCttcagggggcggggctaactgtgacgtgtgtgtttcagtgacctGTGTGCTGGTCTGATTGGAGGACTTGGGGTCACGCCCAGCGGGAACATCGGAGCCAACGGAGTCGCCATCTTTGAATCggtttgttttactttcattaAAGCTGATGTTTTGACATCTGTGTTAATTAGTTAACGAGAGTAACGACAGGTCAGGCTGAAGAGTAACGAACTCTGTCTTAATGAACCAACATGTGGAGCTCGTTAAGTTCCTCCACATTTGTTTCCAACAACATGAACCAGAGAAAAAGCTGCAGAATGTTCCAATCGATTGACTGATCGATACATTGATCACTTGTTCCAGCTCCCGTAGGTAACTGATGTTTCCTCatacaaattaaaactttataGAAACATCGTTAATAATCATGTTGAATATAAACAGGAGAGATGTCTGTCTGATGGAGGACGATCCAGACCTGGTCCCCGAGAGACCAGCTGTGAAaactagagtgtgtgtgtgtgtgtgtgtgtgtcctacagGTCCATGGCACCGCCCCCGACATCGCCGGCCTGGACATGGCGAACCCCACCGCCCTGCTGCTTAGCGCCATCATGATGCTGCGTCACATGGGTCTCCACGACCACGGCAACAAGATCCAGGCGGCGTGCTTCGACACCATCAGAGACAAGAAGGTGGGACGGTCGTAACCATGACGACCACATGGGTCCATTCATTCTGTTTGATCAGTTCGTCTTTGTGACTCTTTCTGTTGGCGTAACCATGGAGACGGTTGTTGTTGTCTCAGGTGCTGACGAAGGATCTGGGGGGAAACTCCAAGTGTTCAGAGTTTACAGCCGAGATCTGCCGTCGCATCCAGGACCTGGactgaggctgcagagaggagctgatgtAGGAGCGCAAGActccgcccacctggaccacTTCATcacagaacccccccccccccccccccccccccccccccgcaggagctgcagtttttctctcaCCTGTATTTACCTGTATTTGAATCTGTCTTTGCTGTAaggagatgatgatgttgagggggcggggcttctGCAGCAGCTTACCTGTATCAGTTACATTCTCTGAAAACATGCGCACAACTTTGACATGACCAAGGTGGAAACATTTCAGAACATCATctttacattcacattattaataataataatagtaatatcaCACTCCTTGTGTTCTCTGGACAGTTtggatatttgatatttttttaacgGTGGTCCAATGTAACCGtaactctttatttattatttctacttCCTGTTActgtctcctgctgctctccagtTTCACAGATCCAGATCTATGAGTTTATATAAAGGAAGATAGAGCCAGACTTttgcctctgcctctgtctgtcactgcacacacaccttcacaatAAGAAATTCACCATACATTCACAAGGTTGATgttctctgacctttgacctctggctGTTCAGCCTCCAGTCAGAAGGTCTGCGGTTGAAAAGTCTAAATAACCTCCTCTGACCTCCATGGAAAACATCCTGAGGTCAAAGATGTGAAGGAaagaatctttttctttttcacttttttactttttctacaCACACGCAGGATGAAACCtttaaccacagaaacaaacaggatgaaatattgaaacaaaacataatacaaaaatacaaacaaagttGAGTCATTAAAATactaattaaatagaaataaagaactaagaataaattatattcagccTTAAGTTTATagtttcatgacattttatacatttgttaacTACGTTTGTTTAGGTCTTTACACAATGGGAGGATTCAGTGAAACAACATGAATGTATAGACTATAgtgtttatgatgatgatgatgatgatgaaactaTATAGATTCATCAGCTTGTTCTTCATCACGActcctgactgactgaaagagaatgaatctatatttatggatctgAGCTTCAgtccatcagacagaaacagctgctctgatgtttctatatttatgtggctctgctgtggttttaaatgttgctgcagcaaggcattgtgggacggcatgtctcctttcctttggtgaaggaagctccagtgtttcctaaaggagatgagagaggaagcagagaagctCCTCTCTTCatgaagctgctcagagactgaagatcatttcagagaaaacagacttCCGGACCTCAGCTGTGTCTGAAGGAGCAGAGTGATCGCTCTGTTTCACCCTGAGTTTTACCTCTCAGGCTTCACAGGCTGATCTACTTTAATGATGGAGGCTGTTAGAGGAAGAACCTGCTGATTAAAGGACTGACAGATCTCTGTTTAGAAACAGCTGGTTTCATTATTTACAGTTAATGTATTAAAACCTGAATTCAACTatgagagtgagacagtgaagtgtgagtgtgtgttcacttcaTCCAACGAGCAGAGGAAAAACCTGAACCACATCATGATTTACTGTGACCCCATTCGTCTTTAAACCAGCACCAGTTCTTCCGGTTCTTGGCAGGTAGGGCGTCCCAGTGCCTTGGAGAGGTTGCTAGGTTACCAGGTGCAGGTCCAGATTCAGGTTAATGAACACAAGTGTACatagagtatgtgtgtgtgtgtgtgtttctttgtgtgacAGATAAATATATTGATTCATGTACATATCAGAAagataaacagtttttaaaaaatgagcttTTATTAGAAATGAGGGTAAAAAGGTGAATTAACATGAGGCCaacagcacaaaacaccttaagtctTCtcaaggtttccttaaaatgttcacttaagtaatgaaggttttctccttatcttagtcttaaaCACTTAAAGTGATTCACAGAAGACCTTAGAGACCAACGTTCACCTGCTGAAGGAGGATGAGACAAGAGCTTCTTTAATGTTACCTGCCTcccaaaactgaaaacaggTATCACAAGAGCTAACCAACgctctccatggaaacagtagaatttttctgctgtaaaatctctttcactgctgcaaaatgtcttaacttttttccttaactGAGGAAGcattttaagagattctgtgaaACACCCTCAAGttgaggagaaattaaaccttaaatgTCAGACTTAAGTAGAAATCTTAACGTGTTTTGTGAGACGGACCCTGGTCCTGAACAGGGACTGACTGAGGCCAGGTCTGTACATCAGGACCGGAGTCTGAGTCCTGTAAACCACAACCAGGTGAGTCCTGCTCATTAACATGTACCTGTTCTCAGGAGTAGAGACAGAATCCAGGAAACAGCTCAGCTCCTGACGTCATCATCATTCCGTTAATAACGGAAGGGATCAGCTGATcgtttcagtttgtttaaattGCTGTATCCACCAGAGTTATTTTCCCGCCCCGCAACCCTGTGAATCCTCACTGTGTAGACGGGACCAGTCCGGGACCGGGTCCTCCAAACTGgcagcccacacacacgcacacacccggAGGTCGACGTCACAGAACCACGCCCCCTATCTCCCGGCCGCACCAAGCTGTCCCGAGACACACCGGAAATTTAGCGGACtcactttcagaataaaagctcagtATTTAGTCCAACTCCAGGTGATTTAATCATAATGGTCTTAGCTCaccagagacaggagacaggaagtgtgtttgaCCTGATACAGCGGACACTCACTGACATGAATGTGACACACCTGTCGGCTTACACAGCACATCCTCCAACACGAGCCGACAGGTGAATCAGCACCTGTCTGAACAGTACAACCTGTTCTATgcattttactttgatttacCACAATGCATTCATTGTCATTGGTAACAGATAAACGGTAAATAGGCTTTAGGCTGTTttagtcttatcgaccactcaaagcgctttacaatggaagccacTTTcagccattcacacacacactcacacacttatgGGACAGCCATTGGGGTAAGTATCTtccccaaggacacttcaacatggAGCCAGGGATCGATCCACCGACCTTCTGATTGGTGGATGACCCGCTCtccctcctgagccacagctgctcCCATAACACCAGATCATTACATCATAATTCCTGGTCATAATCATCACATGTAATAATTAAAACCttctgaaataataaatgacGACTAAAGATTAAGAAGTAAGAACACAAGCGGATGATTTAAGTCATAATATGAtcaacaaaagctgaacattAATCAATCATTATCCATTAACAAACATGCACTGGAATCAATGTAAAGCTAAATAATAAAGGGCAGACCTTCAATGAACAAACACAGGTAGGAAAACAGAATACTATATATGCAATGCAGCATCTGAATTATTTtgccattgttttgttttgttttcttatttattcatttatttagtttgttttttttctttctctaacaTATTAATAAAGTTGTCAAGCCTGATTAATATTATAatgttatgtgtttatatgGTATATTATGTGGGTTGTTGCATGTAATCTAGTGTGTTGgtttatgtttattgtttggTATTCTGGTTATTGATGTCATGTTTtatacaataacaaacacaggTAGGATAATAGAGTCAGAGATCATATAATAAAACCCCAAAGAAGAACCTTCAGACAAATGAAACATATTATTATGTTCAGTTAATAGATGGATTGATTTACTTGTTATTTTCGGAGAAAGCGTTAAAAATCTTTATCATTGGAGGTGATGAATAAGTTTGtgtaaaacagacacacagtgacgCAGCGAGAGCTGAATTCTGCTTTGTTGATTGTTgtgctttattgtgaaaagccCCTTCCGGATGTGTGCTCCGATGTATTCCGGTTAGCTTGAAGCTGAACCGTTTCCTGCTCCAGTCGGACCCGTTTCAGTAGAAACCAGTACGGAACCAGTGCTCCCACCAAATCCAGTGAGCCCAGCAGAGTGTCGGCGGGTCGTGGAGAGGCTGAGGAGGCCGGAGGGTCCGTTATATTACCGGTAGCACCGGGACAAACGGCGGGAAAATGGCGAAGACGTACGACTATCTgttcaaactgctgctgatcGGTGACAGCGGCGTCGGTAAAACCTGCCTCCTGTTCCGGTTCAGTGAAGACGCCTTCAACACCACCTTCATCTCCACCATCGGTGAGTCCTCTCCTCACGGCGACGGCGGGGGAGCCGTTAACGGGACTGGGGGGCGGGGGCTCTAACGGTTGCCAACAGGAAAGTGAAAGCGTTtgtggaggaggggggcagctgtgacagtgacctttgaccttactGGTCAGTATAAGTCCAACATCAGGTCTAACCTGTGTTGTCAGTTGGTcaatgatcagctgatcagtggTTGTGATGGTAGTGTTAGATGTTATGActgtgatggtggtgatgggtGTGTTGGTTGtgctggttgtcatggttatgtTGGTTGtgatggttgtcatggttatgtTGGTTGTGATGGTTGTGTTGGTTGtcatggttgtcatggttatgtTGGTTGtgctggttgtcatggttatgtTGGTTGtgatggttgtcatggttatgtTGGTTGTGATGGTTGTGTTGGTTGtgatggttgtcatggttatgtTGGTTGTGATGATTGTGTTGGTTGTGATTTTTGCGATGGTTGTTatggtttgttttggtcttgATTGGTTGTTATGGTTGAGATGGTTTtgatggttgtcatggttatgtTGGTTGTGATGGTTTTTCTAGTTGTGTTGGTTGTTATGTTGTGATGGTGCGATTGTTGTGATGATTGTGTTGATTGTTATGGTTGTGATGGTTGTGTTGGTTGTGATGGTTGTGCTGGTGTTGATGGTTGTGTTGGTTGTTATGGTTGTGATGGTTTTTATGGTTGTGTTGGTTATGTTGTGATGGTACGATTGTTGTGATGGTTGTGTTGGTTGTTATGTTGTGATGGTTGTGAAAGTTGTGGTGGTTGTGATGGTTGGCATGTTGTTATGGTTGTGATGGTTTTTATGGTGTGGTTGGTTGTTATGTTGTGATGGTTACgattgttgtgatgtttgtgatgGTTGTTATGTTGCAATGGTTGTTATGGTTGTGTTGGTTGTGATTTTTGTGATGGTTGTGTTGGTGTTGATGGTTGttatggttgtgtgtgtgttgatggttgTGATGGTTGTTTACGATTGTGATGGTTGTGTTGGTTGTGATGGTTGTGTTGGTTGTTAAGGTTGTGATGGTTGTGTTGGTGTTGATGGTTGTGATGGTTGTTTACGATTGTGATGGTTGTGTTGGTTGTACGGTTGTTATGGTTGCGATGGTTATGGTTGGCATGttgtggttgtcatggttgttgtggttgtcatggttgtTATGGTTTTGTTGGTTGTCGTGATGGTTGTTATGGTTGTGTTGGTGTTTATGGTTttcatgttgtgatgttgtgttggTTGTTATGTTGCGATGGTTGTTTTGGTTGTGTTGGTTGTACGGTTGTTACTGTTGCGATAGTTGTTATGTTTGTATGGTTTTGCTGGTTGTCATGTTGTTATGGTTGCGATGGTTATCGTTGgcctgttgt
This window contains:
- the LOC130171945 gene encoding isocitrate dehydrogenase [NAD] subunit alpha, mitochondrial; translation: MYPAPPELEDRVRVSAPSQRIFVPECSMAGSVWRSMLVVGGAVRRPALSSASFSRGMQTVTLIPGDGIGPEISTAVMKIFEAAKAPIRWEERNVTAIKGPGGRWMIPPDAKESMDRSKIGLKGPLKTPIAAGHPSMNLLLRKTFDLYANVRPCVSIEGYKTPYTDVNLVTIRENTEGEYSGIEHVIVDGVVQSIKLITEEASRRIAEYAFEYARNNQRTSVTAVHKANIMRMSDGLFLRKCREVAENYKDIKFTEMYLDTVCLNMVQDPTQFDVLVMPNLYGDILSDLCAGLIGGLGVTPSGNIGANGVAIFESVHGTAPDIAGLDMANPTALLLSAIMMLRHMGLHDHGNKIQAACFDTIRDKKVLTKDLGGNSKCSEFTAEICRRIQDLD